The DNA segment CTGCAACCCGGAAACCGTCTCCACGGACTACGACACCTCCGACCGGCTCTATTTCGAGCCGCTGACGGCGGAGGATGTGATCGAGCTGGTGCGGGTCGAGCAGTCGAATGGCACGGTCAAGGGAGCCATCGTCCAGTTCGGCGGCCAGACCCCGCTGAAGCTGGCGCATGAGCTGGAGCTGGCCGGCATCCCGATCCTGGGCACCACCCCGGACGCCATCGACCTGGCGGAGGACCGGGAGCGGTTCCAGAAGCTGCTGAACGATCTCGACCTGCGCCAGCCGGCCAACGGCCTGGCCCGCAGCCTGGAGGAGGCGGAGGCCGTGGCATCCCGCATCGGCTTCCCCGTCGTCATCCGCCCCAGCTATGTGCTGGGCGGCCGGGCGATGGAGATCGTCTACGACATGGCCGGGCTGAAGCGCTACATCCACACCGCCGTGAAGGTGTCCGGCCGCAACCCGGTGCTGATCGACTCCTATCTCCAGGACGCCATCGAGGTGGATGTGGACGCCGTGGCCGACGCCACGGGCGAGGTCTATGTCGCCGGCATCATGGAGCATATCGAGGAGGCCGGCATCCATTCCGGCGACAGCGCCTGCGCCCTGCCGCCCTACACCCTCCCCCGCGAGGTGGTGGATGAGCTGTCGGTCCAGGCGGTGAAGCTGGCCAAGGGGCTGAAGGTCGTCGGGCTGATGAATGTGCAGTTCGCGGTCAAGCAGAGCGAGGGCAGCACCGGCCCGGCCGGCTTCGACATCTACATCCTGGAGGTCAATCCGCGCGCCAGCCGCACGGTGCCCTTCGTCGCCAAGGCCACCGGCACGCCCATCGCCAAGATCGCCGCCCGCGTCATGGCCGGGGAGAAGCTGTCCGACTTCAAGCTGACCGGCCCCTTCCCGCCGCACACCGCGGTCAAGGAAGCCGTGTTCCCGTTCAACCGCTTCCCCGGCGTGGACATCCTCCTGGGGCCGGAGATGAAGAGCACGGGCGAGGTGATGGGGCTGGATGCGGACTTCGCCAAGGCCTTCGCCAAAAGCCAGCTCGGCGCGAACGTGACCCTGCCGAAGGAAGGTACTGTCTTTATCAGCGTGCGCGAGCGCGACAAGCCCACCATGGTTCCTGTGGCCAAGCGGCTGCTCGCCATGGGCTTCAAGGTCATCGCCACCCGCGGTACCGCCCAGTTCCTGCGGGACCACGACGTGGAGGTCTCTCCCATCAACAAGGTGCTGGAGGGGCAGCCCCATATCGTCGATGCCATGATCAACGGTGAAGTCGCCCTGATCTTTAATACTACCGAAGGTGCCCAGGCGCTGAATGATAGCTTCAGCTTGCGCCGCACGGCGCTCGCCAATAACATCCCTTATTACACGACGGTGGCGGGGGCTCGGGCGGCTGTGGAGGCCATCTCGGCCCTGAGAACCGGTAGCCTTGAAGTTGCACCGTTGCAGTCCTACCTCAGCGGGTCATACTGAAGGCAAGGCGCCTGCGGCGCGGGAAACCGCGCCGTTGGGCTTTTATTATCTTGCGCTAACGCGTTCACGCAGGAAGTAGGGAACGATGGAAAAGGTTCCGATGACGGCCCGGGGGTTCAACCGGCTGCAGGAAGAGCTGAAGCACCTGAAGAGCGTCGAACGGCCGGCGGTGATCAAGGCCATCGCCGAGGCCCGCGAGCATGGTGATCTGTCGGAGAACGCGGAATACCACGCCGCGCGTGAGCGCCAGTCCTTCATCGAAGGCCGTGTCATGGAGCTGGAGGACAAGATCTCCCGTGCCGAGGTGATCGAGCCGTCGAAGCTGTCCGGCGACAGCATCAAGTTCGGCGCGACCGTCACGCTGGCGGATGAGGATACGGACGAGGAGTCCACCTACCAGATCGTCGGCCAGGATGAGAGCGACATCAAATCCGGCTTCATCTCTATCACCAGCCCGCTGGCGCGTGCCCTGATCGGCAAGCATGTCGGAGAAGCGGTGGAAGTGACCACACCCGGCGGCTCCAAGAGCTACGAAATCATCGACATCGCCTTCAAGTAAGCGGGGGCGCAGGGTCGGATCGGCCGACAGGTTGCTGTTCCCAGGCAGGTTGTTTGTATGA comes from the Indioceanicola profundi genome and includes:
- the greA gene encoding transcription elongation factor GreA; its protein translation is MEKVPMTARGFNRLQEELKHLKSVERPAVIKAIAEAREHGDLSENAEYHAARERQSFIEGRVMELEDKISRAEVIEPSKLSGDSIKFGATVTLADEDTDEESTYQIVGQDESDIKSGFISITSPLARALIGKHVGEAVEVTTPGGSKSYEIIDIAFK